In Rhizobium sp. BG4, the genomic stretch CGCGGCCCGGCCGCAACGCGATACAAGACTGGATGTATTGCGCGGGCTGGCCCTGATCACGATCTTCATCAATCACGTCCCCGGGCAGATTTTCGAATATGTGACGACGAAGAACTTCGGCTTCTCCGATGCTGCCGAAGCCTTCGTGCTGATCTCGGGTATTGCCGTCGGCCTTGCCTATGGATCGGGCTTCAAGTTCGGCCGCAGGCTGGAGATGGCGAAGAAGGCCGTCAAGCGCGCCTTCACGCTCTATCTTGCCCATATGATCACCACCTTCATCACGCTGGCGCTGTTCATCTGCGGCGCCTGGCTGTTCCATCGGCCGGGGCTGCTGGTGGAGATCAATATCCTGGCGGTGCTGACCAACCTCAAGGAAGGTATTCCGGCGCTGCTGCTGCTCGGCCATCAGATCGGCTACAACAACATCCTGCCGATGTATGGCGCGCTGATGCTGATGGTGCCGATCATCCTGCTGCTGAACTCTTGGCACCCCTTGCTGGCGCTTACTGTCTCGGGCACCGTATGGTTCGTCTCGGGCATCTACCAGATCGCCCCGCACAACATGATCATCGCCGACTACTGGTTCCTGAACCCGCTGTCGTGGCAGTTCATCTTCACGATCGGCATTGTCGGCATGATGCATGTGAAGCGTGGCGGCAGGCTGCCGCGCCATCCCGTCCTGTTCATGCTTGCATCGGGCTATGTGGCGCTGTCCTTTGCCTGGGTCGTCGGTCATCTCTGGGATCTCGGTAATGCGCTGGCGGCGCTTGGCCTGCCCGCCGTTCTCACCGGCTTCGACAAGACCTTCCTGTCGCTGCCGCGTCTGCTGCATGTGCTGGCGCTGACCTATCTGGTCATCAATATCCCGGCTCTGTCGCGTCTGCTACGTCGTCCGGCTGATCATCCGCTGACGATCCTTGGCCGCCACTCGCTGAACATCTTCGTTGCCGGCACGATCCTGGCGATGGCTGGTCAGGTGCTGCTCTATGTCACCAATCGCGACCAGTTTATCGGCCCGATGTTCGTGATCGCCGGTCTTTCGGCCCAGTTCGCCTATGCCTACCATCTGGAGCGCAAGCGCCTGGATGCGAAGGTGAAGCCGGTGATGGCGCGCACGGCGGTGCCGGTCGCCATCCGGGTCGGCGATGGCCGGAAATAAGCTGCAGGGATCGATGTGGTGCCAATGGCCGGCGGGGCTCTCTCCGCCGGCTACTTTTTATGCGCGAGAATGTTGATGTGGCGGCCGAAGGGATCGCGGACATAGAAGCGGCGGACTCCCCACGGCTCGTCGGCGGGGCCATAGACGATCTCGAAGTCTGCCTTCCTGATGTCTTCAAGCACGGCATCGACATCATCCACCTCGATGGAGAGATCGGGCACATCCGTACCGGACCCGCCCTCGCTGGCGATGCTGACTTGCACCTGCATGGCAGTGGCATTGCCATAGGTGACGATCCAGCCGTGATCCATCAGCAGATCGAGCCCAAGGATGTCGCCGTAGAAGCGCTGCGCCAGCGACAGGTCACCGGCGGCGATGTTGGTGATGATGCGGCGAACGGCCAAAGCTGCTTCCTCCGCGCCAAATGCGCGGAGCCGATGCTAGCGGCTTTCACCATGCGATTAAAGCATTGGGAGTGCTTGGAATCACCTGCGTGATGCCTGTGATCACCGGCCGGTTATGTGAGGCATCGAGCTAGCTCTTGCGAACTGCTCAGAGTGCTAGATCGCGCGATCAATCCGGCGACCGCGAAGCAGCGGTATCGGAAGTGAGCCTTAGGCTAAGGAGCACGCAAACCAGAGCGCAAAAGAAAAGGCCGGAAGGTGATCCTTCCGGCCTTTGCATTTCGGTGCGGCTGTCGCCTTATGCAGCTTCGGTGGCGTGTGCTTTGCGGACTTCGTCGTCCGTGAGGATGCCGCTGGCGCGGAGCAGGGCGGCGAAGCGGCCGTTGCTCTGGCTGAGCTCGTCGAAGCTGCCCTGCTCGACGATCCGGCCATTGTCGAGGAACAGCACCTTGTCGGCCTCCCGGACCGTCGACAGACGGTGGGCGATGATGAAGGTGGTGCGGTTCTGGCGCAGGTTGTCGATGGCGGCCTTCACGCGATTTTCCGTTTCGACGTCGAGCGCGCTGGTCGCCTCGTCGAGCACGAGGATCGGCGCGTCCTTCAGGATGGCGCGGGCGATCGCGATACGCTGACGCTCACCACCCGAGAGACGGTTGCCGCGCTCGCCGACATGCGTGTCGTACTGGTCTTCGCGCGTCTCGATGAAGTCGGCAGCTGCAGCAGCTTCCGCTGCCTGGCGCATTTCTTCCTCGCTGGCGCCCTCGCGGCCGAGGCGGATGTTGTCACTGATCGAACGATTCAGCAGACCGGCATCCTGGAACACGGTTGCGATGAAGCGGCGCAGCGACTTGCGGGTCACCTTGGTGATGTCATGGCCATCGACGAGGATCTGGCCGCTGTCGGGGTCGTAGACGCGCTGCAGCAGGTTGACGAGCGTCGTCTTGCCGGCGCCGGTCGGGCCGACGATCGCGATCGTCTGGCCGGCCTTGGCCTTGAAGTTGACGTTGTGCAGGCCCTGCGACGAGTTACCGAAGCCGAAGGAGACGTCGCGGAATTCGACTTCGCCCTTGACGTCCTTGATGTCGGCATTGCCGGCAGGCTCTTCACGGTCACGAACGGAGTCTTCGAGGACATAGAAGTCTTCGAGCTTCGAGCGGGCTTCAAAAATCTGCGTGGCGAACTGGCGCATCTGGTCGAGACGCGAGATCAGCAGGTTGGCAAAGCCGATGAAGGCAATGACGTCACCGATCTTGATTTCGCCAGCCTGCACCAGCAGCGTGCCGATGACGAGGATGACCATCATGGCGATCGTGGAAGCCATGCGATTCAGCGCGCCGGCAATAGCCCACCAGTCGAGAACCGGATACTGGGCCTGCAGAAGGCGATCAGTAAAGCCCTTCAGAGCCTTGGTTTCAGCTTCGATACGGTTGTAGCTGTGCAGCACCGAAACGTTGCTGATCGAGTCGCTGACATGCGAAAAGACGGTGTGGTAGTGGTTTTCGACCGAAGCCTGACCATCCTTCGTGCGGCTCATGACCACACGGCCGATCGCCCAGTAGGCTGCGCCGAGCACCAGCAGCACGATCGACAGGCGATAGTCCATCGAGATGGCGGTCGGGATCAGCAGGCCGATAGCGACAGCAGTCGCAAGGTGGTTGCGCATGAATTCGAGCCAGAGGCCGAACAGCGTCTCGCAGGCGCGCAGCAGCGTATGCAGCGCGTTGGACGTGCCACGCTGATGATGCCAGGAGAGCGGCATGGAAATGATGCGGCCGAAGGCTTCGGTCAGAAGCGTGGCGCGCCGGCCATGCGCCAGCCTGTCAGCCTCGCGGGCGACGAGCACGAAGGCGATGGTGTTGAAGACGGCGAAACCGGCCCACATGAACAGGATCGGCTTCACTTCGCCCTTGCCGGAGATGGCATCGATAATGCGGCCGAAGAGGATCGGTTCCGCGATGGTGATGGCTGCCAGAACAATGTTGGCAACGACCACCAGGGATACGCGGAGCTTGTAGGCGCCAAGGTAGCGCAAAGCTCTTGCATAGACCTTGAATAGCGACACAGCAGTACCTCTTTTGTGCATCTGCAAAACGGGATGCTGCGACGCTACTAAAATCTACCTGAACCGGCGATTAACACCGCGTTCACGCACCGCTTTTTTCGACATTGTGACAGCAGGGTGCGACGAGATGACATCGGTTGAAAACTGTTCAATGGACAACAGTCGTGACAATTTTCGCTTGCATTTGGAAGGTCATACGTCACACCATAAAGCATACGGGTTAAAATGATTAAACCGAAGACCGTTGAGATGCCGGCTGCGTTTTTTGCCGGTCGACGGCCCTCAACCGCACGCCCTTTTCGGGCAGGGGGCATTTGTGAATATTCATTCGTTGATTCAATTGCTTGTCGTTATCGAGGAATGCAAGAAGATCGAACGTGTGGTCGAGGAGCTTGAGAATGTTCTGCATTCCTATGGCTTTGAATATTTCGTTCTTCTGCGTCACCCGAAGCGCAGCGTCGATCCCTGGGGCGCCGTGCTCGCCGGCGACTGGCCGGAGAAATGGACGCAGGTTTATGCAACCAAGAAATATTTCCTGATCGATCCGACCGTTCGCTATCTCGGACAGACGAGCCGCCCCTTCCGCTGGCAGGAAGCGCTCGCCGCCTATCGCCGAGACCCGCATCAGCGCCGGATGGAGCAGATGATGAACGACGCTGCCCAGCATGGGCTGAGCGATGGCTATGTGCTTCCCGTCCACGGCCGCAGCGGTCTGCTCGGCAGCCTCAGCATCGGCGGCGTGCCCGTCGATCTGTCTCCGGTGGAGCTTTCGCTGTTTTGCACCGTGACGCACAAGGCCTTCTGGCGGCTCTTGGAATTGCGGGGCGAGGCGGAGGCTTTGGACAGCCCGACGCTGATGGAAACGCCGCTGACACGGCGCGAACTGGAGATCCTGCATTATCTCGCCGACGGCATGACCTCGATCGAGATCAGCAAGTTGCTGAGCATCTCCAACCACACCGTCGACTGGTACATGAACGGAATTCAGGACAAACTGAAGGCCAAAAACCGCCAGCAGGCCGTCGCTTTGGCCTTTAGATACGGCTTAATTACCTGATGGCGGAGAAATTCTATTTCGTGGCGGCAAGGGAAATTGAACTTTCTGTAACAGCACGTTAAGAATTCTCTTCGCGGGTGCAGCATTGCCCGCGTCCCGTGCTTTGAGGAGAGTGCATTGCCCATATCCAAGATTCTTGTCGCCAACCGCTCCGAAATTGCCATCCGCGTGTTCCGCGCGGCCAACGAGCTCGGGATAAAAACGGTCGCGATATGGGCAGAGGAAGACAAACTCGCGCTGCACCGCTTCAAGGCGGACGAAAGCTATCAGGTCGGCCGCGGGCCGCATCTCGAGCGTGATCTCGGGCCGATCGAGAGCTATCTGTCGATCGATGAAGTGATCCGTGTTGCCAAGCTATCCGGCGCTGACGCCATTCATCCAGGCTACGGCCTGCTGTCGGAAAGCCCTGAATTCGTCGATGCCTGCAACAAGGCGGGCATCACCTTCATCGGTCCGCGGGCCGATACGATGCGCCAGCTCGGCAACAAGGTTGCAGCGCGCAATCTGGCGATCTCCGTCGGCGTTCCCGTTGTTCCGGCAACCGAGCCGCTTCCCGACGACATGAAGGAAGTTGCCCGCATGGCCGAGGAGATCGGCTATCCGGTGATGCTGAAGGCGTCCTGGGGCGGCGGTGGCCGCGGTATGCGCGCGATCCGCGATCCGAAGGATCTCGCCCGCGAAGTGACCGAAGCCAAGCGCGAAGCGATGGCCGCCTTCGGCAAGGACGAGGTCTATCTCGAAAAGCTCGTCGAGCGCGCCCGCCACGTCGAAAGCCAGATCCTTGGCGATACGCATGGCAATGTCGTGCATCTCTTCGAGCGCGATTGCTCCATCCAGCGCCGTAACCAGAAGGTCGTCGAGCGCGCGCCGGCACCTTATCTCAGCGAAGCGCAGCGCCAGGAGCTCGCCGCCTACTCGCTGAAGATCGCCGAGGCGACCAACTATGTCGGCGCCGGCACTGTCGAATATCTGATGGATGCCGATACCGGCAAATTCTACTTCATCGAAGTCAATCCGCGCATCCAGGTCGAGCACACGGTCACCGAAGTTGTCACCGGCATCGATATCGTCAAGGCGCAGATCCATATTCTCGATGGCTTTGCGATCGGCACCCCTGAGTCGGGCGTGCCCAAGCAGGCCGATATCCGCCTCAACGGTCATGCGCTGCAGTGCCGCATCACCACCGAGGATCCGGAGCATAACTTCATTCCGGATTATGGCCGTATCACCGCCTACCGCTCGGCATCGGGCTTCGGTATCCGGCTTGACGGCGGCACGTCTTATTCGGGCGCGATCATCACGCGGTATTACGATCCGCTGCTCGTCAAGGTAACGGCCTGGGCGCCGAACCCGTCGGAAGCGATCTCGCGTATGGAC encodes the following:
- the opgC gene encoding OpgC domain-containing protein, which gives rise to MATTPEKTIGAERVSPSAARPQRDTRLDVLRGLALITIFINHVPGQIFEYVTTKNFGFSDAAEAFVLISGIAVGLAYGSGFKFGRRLEMAKKAVKRAFTLYLAHMITTFITLALFICGAWLFHRPGLLVEINILAVLTNLKEGIPALLLLGHQIGYNNILPMYGALMLMVPIILLLNSWHPLLALTVSGTVWFVSGIYQIAPHNMIIADYWFLNPLSWQFIFTIGIVGMMHVKRGGRLPRHPVLFMLASGYVALSFAWVVGHLWDLGNALAALGLPAVLTGFDKTFLSLPRLLHVLALTYLVINIPALSRLLRRPADHPLTILGRHSLNIFVAGTILAMAGQVLLYVTNRDQFIGPMFVIAGLSAQFAYAYHLERKRLDAKVKPVMARTAVPVAIRVGDGRK
- a CDS encoding VOC family protein; its protein translation is MAVRRIITNIAAGDLSLAQRFYGDILGLDLLMDHGWIVTYGNATAMQVQVSIASEGGSGTDVPDLSIEVDDVDAVLEDIRKADFEIVYGPADEPWGVRRFYVRDPFGRHINILAHKK
- a CDS encoding LuxR family transcriptional regulator; translation: MNIHSLIQLLVVIEECKKIERVVEELENVLHSYGFEYFVLLRHPKRSVDPWGAVLAGDWPEKWTQVYATKKYFLIDPTVRYLGQTSRPFRWQEALAAYRRDPHQRRMEQMMNDAAQHGLSDGYVLPVHGRSGLLGSLSIGGVPVDLSPVELSLFCTVTHKAFWRLLELRGEAEALDSPTLMETPLTRRELEILHYLADGMTSIEISKLLSISNHTVDWYMNGIQDKLKAKNRQQAVALAFRYGLIT
- a CDS encoding glucan ABC transporter ATP-binding protein/ permease; its protein translation is MSLFKVYARALRYLGAYKLRVSLVVVANIVLAAITIAEPILFGRIIDAISGKGEVKPILFMWAGFAVFNTIAFVLVAREADRLAHGRRATLLTEAFGRIISMPLSWHHQRGTSNALHTLLRACETLFGLWLEFMRNHLATAVAIGLLIPTAISMDYRLSIVLLVLGAAYWAIGRVVMSRTKDGQASVENHYHTVFSHVSDSISNVSVLHSYNRIEAETKALKGFTDRLLQAQYPVLDWWAIAGALNRMASTIAMMVILVIGTLLVQAGEIKIGDVIAFIGFANLLISRLDQMRQFATQIFEARSKLEDFYVLEDSVRDREEPAGNADIKDVKGEVEFRDVSFGFGNSSQGLHNVNFKAKAGQTIAIVGPTGAGKTTLVNLLQRVYDPDSGQILVDGHDITKVTRKSLRRFIATVFQDAGLLNRSISDNIRLGREGASEEEMRQAAEAAAAADFIETREDQYDTHVGERGNRLSGGERQRIAIARAILKDAPILVLDEATSALDVETENRVKAAIDNLRQNRTTFIIAHRLSTVREADKVLFLDNGRIVEQGSFDELSQSNGRFAALLRASGILTDDEVRKAHATEAA